From the genome of Capsicum annuum cultivar UCD-10X-F1 chromosome 4, UCD10Xv1.1, whole genome shotgun sequence:
TGTGATGTTTTCCTGTTTAAGTTGCAGAATGTTTCAATCGTAAGTTGTTAATAGTTGTTTAGGCTATATTTGAGACCATGTATTTGAGATGTCTAAAGGTGAGAGTTCAAAAGGTTTAATTTAGGTAGCTATGTTTCCTTATCGTTTATTACGTATTCGCCTTGCTTATTTCTCTCTAAAACGTTATATGTTGGTTTTCATTCATTACAATGTGAACCAGATCTATTTTAGTCCAGAACCTCTGCTAATAAGGACTAGATAAACGACAAAATTAATAGACACGATGCTTGGCTAAAATTTACAAAACTCAACGGTATCACTGTCCTCTCCCCTTGGACCCCCTCTTTCAAATAACAATCTTCAACAGCATACAAAAAGGAAACGCAATGATGACATCAATGGCATGGTATACTCTCAACCACCTCTACCTCCAATGAAAATCTTCGGTAACatacaaaaaagagaaacaaaacacTTGAAAGAGTCTTTGAATACATTAGCCAAAAACAAAAACGAGCAAGAACCTTTAGAACTCCTGAGGTGAAGTCGTCAAGGGAAATTAGTGGGTCTATTCACATACCGGGAGATAAGAGACTAAACTAGTCTTGGGAATTACATTCAACTCAGCCAGCAGCACTAGGTGCGCTATGCTGAATTATTCACCTTTTTAGGTCTGTCAAAATGGAAGGTAAATAAATAGTAAACAGAGATTTTTGAGCATGTAACCACTGGCTGTGGCCAAAGAATGTTGTCCATATGTCCATTTTCATTGACACAGACACAAAGAATGCTTCATCTGGATAAGTTATCTTCATATAACTTTTGCAAATAATAGAATCACAGAATGAATATACAGATGGCGAACCCGAATTATTGTTGACAAAACAAACCTGCAGGAACACCAAAGAGATGCTTCAGATAAACAAACGTCCAGATGCTTGTTAAAACATTGCCTAATGGTCATGTAAGACATGACATACAACACAACCTCTCAAACTGGAAACTTGAACAACAAATGTCCACTCAGGATATCAACAAAGATAGATGCTTCATGATACCATGAAGATACAGAAGTATGACACAACACCCAAGTTTCCTTATTTAGACTATAGACATCTTTTCAGTGCCCAGGCGATGAAATTATCAATCGTCTTTCTGATGGAAAACAGTAGGCATGCTATTATTACCATTGAGAGCAGCATGATATACTCGCTTCTCTGCCAAACCAATATCCGAGAGTATTAAATTACCCTGCAAGAATAGAGGAATGGGATCATCAATCCGCACACAAGTACACAGAGGATTGAAATTACCCTATTAAGAGTTTCACTTATTTACTTTACATGCCTTGGAGAACACAAGGAGGGTGACTTTCTAGAGATGTTGTTTGCAGTGCAGAGATCATGACACTAAACAATCTACTTTCAAGGAATACAAACATAAGTGCACAAAACCAATGGGTTACTCTCCAAATTGTAGACTCCTATTTTCTAAACGACATTTCTAAAGATAAGTTCAACATAAGCGAATGTGTTCCTCTAATTTTGTGTGTGGAGGGAGGGGGGGCTACGACTAGCAAATCATATTCCTAACAGATCTACagatttactttatgttcttacTCTTCGAATAATAAGATTGAGCCAGCATTAAGGTAAAATTGCATGTCAAACATACCTCATGAGCCATTAACCTCCGAACGTTCTCAGCATAAAGTCTAGGGTCATCCTTTTCTTGCTGAGAAGGGTAGTATACAGGTAACCAAGTTGCCTCCACATAATTTACAAATTGACAGAGAAGCAAAATCACATGCCGAACCTGCAAAAGGAATTGCATTTTCATCCCAATAGTAAGGACCAGTCTCATATAGATTCATGACTTTAAACAGTATAGCACTGATGAATATAACAATTAGATGACCATAAAAGAAAAGCATACATACGTTAATGACTTTATAATTAGATGCATATCCTAACAAGAACTTTTGTGCAATCAGCAGTATCTCAGTCATGATGTTGGATACTGAATTTTCCTTGCTATAGTGACTAACTTGGTGCCAACAAAGTTCATCTTAAAAATCTCTCATTCAGCTATTTTGTGGTCAAGAAACCAAGAACTGACAAATTTGTACAGTTCTTTAATCGATATCTATATTTTGTTACACAAACTGTCGGTACAGGGACATTACAGTGCAGGATTAATTTGCTAAAAGACAGGAAAACAATTAGCGCATGATTGAATGAAAGAAAATGATACTTGTGAGGTCTAAAACTAGCAACACAACATGTTTTAAGATGAACACAAAGACAAGCATGGTGTTAGGAGAGGGCATGAATATAGCCTGTGACACAGCACACTATTAAATCATTCGTAAAGATGGAGCACTACCATGTTGCAGAGCGTCCCTAAAATGACAAAGAAAGTTTCAAATCACCAAATACTTACCCCAGATATCGAGTCCCAAGCAGGACTTAATCTCTGGTATGGATATCTTAATATCACAGGCTGCACTGGAGCTCCTGCAAGAAATGCACCACTCTTGAATGGAAGGAGAAAATCACCATTTGTGGTTGTGCCCTCtacaaggaaaaagaaaacagATCAAAACTATAGTAAACCATCAGCAGTCGATTTTTGCAAGGGAATCCAAGAGATAAATAAAAAGCTCTTTAGGTTAGCTTAAAGCTGGTCATCAGACTGGCTTTTCACCACTTTTTGGTTTGTTTTGGTGTTTGGTAAATACCAAAAGTGTTTTTAAGCCAAGTGCTTTCAAGCTTAAAAAAACAAAAGCTATAATATAAACACCTCCAACTTATGACATTTCAGTAAAAGAAAGTTCTTTTAAGTTTGATAGAGTGTTTTTACATTTTTACAACCCCAAAATATCCTTCAGCTTCTATTTCAAATATACACTGAATCATAATGAATGCTGATCCATTTCCTTCTTTAAAGCAAAAGCGACCCTGCAAAATCGAGTTCTTGATAAAATTCTTCAAATGCCGAACATAAATTACACTCAAGtcaggggcggctcaagcatATTTGTGGCCTAAGCCGAAAATCAAACAGGggccttaaatttttaagaaaaaataacttttttttaataaaatctattttcagaattatataatcgatttttctaattattctgttttaagtaataatataattaatgcatttaatctttcttgagacataatACTCTCGATCTATGAACtacttctaataattcttttcttttatataaaaaaattgttttttctataaatagtatttataaaaaatgaggcccctcaaattcGGGGCATAAGGCGGCCGCCTATTTTTTAAAGAGGTGGAGCCGCCCCTGACTCAAGTCTATCCAGGTAGAGACTTTGAAGTGTATTAGAGAAGTCTCATAGTACACTAATACCCAAGGCTTAGATATATTAGAAGTCCAAAAAAGAAATTTGACTAAACAAATGTTTGAACTAGTAAGTCTAATAGATTCTTGAACTATCTGTGCTCAATGAACAGCTTCACATCACTGAAATTAGTAGAAGAAATaaaggcagcccggtgcactaaagctcccgctatgtgcagGATCCGGGGAAGGGCTCAACCACAAGGgcctattgtacgcagccttaccttgcatttctagtagaggctgttttcaaggcttgaacccatagCCTCCTAGTAACATGGCAGCAAcattaccagttactccaaggctccccttcgaaattagtagaagaagtttgtaccaaaacaaaattaatgGAAGAAGACCATGTCCACAAGGAAAAGAATAAAGTCCAGTGAAGAACAAACAACCAGAAAAATTTAGGTACACTCTTGACATTAAATAAATGCCAAAGAAGTGATATCTCTCTCTATTTATCTCTCTTTCACTATGCAAAAGAATCCCGTATCTACTATCACTCATCTATGAACTGATCAGTGTTAAGCAGATATAAAATATTGGTAGAAGAAATGTGCAGAAACATGTGAGACACACGTCAGTGCGGCGCACTAAAAGTAGCATTGACCTGGAAAAAGCAGCATCATTGGTGCAGATTTGTTCTTGTTAGCTTCACGAATCCTTTCATTTACAACACCTGCAATTTTCAAGTTTAACCCTAAGGATGTCGCAAAATTAAAGCTTCATTCCATATGAAAGGACGAAGAAGGTAAAGAACAAGGAGAGAGCTGGAAAGGGGTCAAAATATATGAACTAAGACAATACTACTTAGCATTCCAATACAAGTAAGAGAAAAGGCTATATGGTTTCCCTTTTCAGCTTGCTTGCTACTACTACAGAAAAAGATCCTTACTGTGTATAATAATCAAAGAGATGTGTCGCCTATATTAAAAATTCATCCGACCTAGTATTGATTTTACAATATATGTCACTGACCACAATATGCGTATTCGTTtataaactacaacaacatacctagtgtattacCACAaggtggggtctggggagagtaaagtgtacacagtccataccactaccccagacaaagtagagaggctgtttccgatattCGTTTACAAactattcaattaaaaaaaatcaattaatgtacTATTTTTTTACtactaattatttatttcaaataaaatacgAGATTAAGAGATAACCAAAATGGTAATAGAATATCAAATCAATAATGCACAGTTCTaaacaattattttcttttattcctcgAACAGATAGGCTATTTTGTTGTACCAAATTTAGTTCGATATCTTTATTACCTGAGACGCCTTTAAAATCAGGTGATTTAGATTCCCGCTGCACATAGACACAGCCAAGGCACTTGctgtaaaatcaaataaataaataaataaaaaatcaacattaCTAGCAATTGCATAGAATTTATGCGGATCCATCAACTATTTCAGACCAACCAAATGTATCTTTCAGGTGAACGTATGTGAAAAGTTCAATATATCAGACTCAAGTACAGTCTGAGAgggaattttctttttttcccgaATCTAAGAGAGGTTAGCTAACAACAgtttaagtaaataaaaaaatatacttagATGTAATATGGCAAATACTGTTTAAAGTACTCTACATCAAATAGTTGTATGTATGTACGTTGAAAGGTGTGAATAAAAGAGACTTCGCATATTCCCTTTCCTCTTCTTTAacccttctctctctctctctttttttaacAATTTGATATTAGCAGATTAGTGAATATGTAATAACCACTAATAAATAAGTTCCATATAATAACAAATACTATAACTAACCTGATGAGACCAACCAAAGGAAGCTTAGCCACTGATCTCTTCAGCAATAAAAACAAAAGGAGTAAGGTCAGGAGACTAAGCAAAGAAGTGGGTCCATCGAACAAAACTTAGTTGTGTCTCAAATACATTTTACTCATGTATTAAAAGAAGTAACAGACCTTAGCAACAAAGCTAGGAAATGAGGAAGACATGTGATACAAGATATCCAGGTATGATATGTGATTTGACACAATAGCCCCTGGTCTTTCAAGTTCTTCAGCCTGCTCTTTTGATCCATTCTGGCAAAGAGAAAAAGTTGTATCACGTCACATGTCAACGCAGTGAAAACCAAGAATATTAGTTAAATGACAAATTAATTAAGAAGAAAATGTGTTCACAAAACCATAGATCAAATGAACCAAGCTGGGGGATGACAATACTAggcacttttttaaaaaaaaaaaaaaaagagcaatttAAGCACGGGAGACTTCAACGAACCATCACTCAGCTGAAGGATTAACATGATGTAATTTACATTGACCTTGACAAAATTGCTAGCAGTTCTTTCTTTAACCGGTTCGACTGCAGTtggttaaaagaaaaattaagaagaatATGTGTTCAAAAATGTACAGATCAGATGAACCAAGCTTATATAGCATCGTGTGTATAAGCAGAAACTAGGTAACAGCGCAGCATTACTTTATGAACCAGTATAAGGCACTTAATCATGTAACATTGTTAGATAGTCCTTTAGCTGGTTCACCAATTTTACTGCGACCAAAAGCAAGGATGAGATCATCcaattatttatgagttttcctTTTTCTACTTAAAACTTAAATTGCATATCACTAATATAAAGGTCTCCTAGAAATTCGTCCGCATCACTTACCCAACAGTGCCAACACTATGCAACCCTCCCTCCCCTCAACACATACCCCATCCCGAATGTCAAGGAAACCAAATGAAATGCcagaattttacttttgttcgagaaaaaaaagaaagttttaagTAAGAGTAAGTAGTTTCAACTGATCCATGCCCAAGTTAAGTGATGCACCTCaagattgaattagaaaaaaTGGGTAATCAACATTCAATAACTACAATTACGTCAGTAGATAGCAGCCTTAAAGTAGTAGGGGTCACCTTTATGGATCAACATCCACATTCCATTTGAaaccctccacccccacccccatccctTTCTAGGTCAACCACTCATTGGAATAAGAAAAAACAGCACTCAAACagtaaaaataatactaaaaagtaCTCCCTctgttcatttttacttgtcacatttcaCTTCATGAAAGTCAAACTGTATGGACCTTGACCAACATTTCAAGATTATTCTTCCATCTTTTTTAAATAAGTCCAAGAGAAGCTTGCAGCACGCCTCGACTAATTCCATGGATACTTGCCACCTCTAGCAAACAACAAGTACCAGATGGGAGGTGCTTATAGAATTGAATATGAGAGAAAGATTGCAACTTTTGGAATTTTCCATATAGTTCTCGCCTTCTCGgacatctaaattttaaatttaaaatattaaactaaTCTTATTCAATTTAGCTTCTAAGATTAGTCAAACTAACCCTTGTAAAGCGAAATATGACAAGCAAAAGTAAACGAAGCCAGTACCAAGTAAGCTCCTACTCTTCCCGCACCCAACACAACAAATATAAAACAAGACAAACACCTTTGAATTCTACGCCTAGTAGCAAAACAGCAAAAATTAATGCCTCATGATTCAATTTAGCTTCAAAAATTAGTAACACAGGGAGTACCAAGTAAGGTCAAACACAAGAAGATAAAATAagcaaataaacaaaaaaccaaCAAAAACAACTTCGATTATTACGCCTAAAAAGCTAAACAGCAAGAATTTAGAACCTCATTATTGGATTTGCCATTGGCATTGAGATCAATAGGCCGATAAATTTCAGGTATCCAATAAAACCCAAAAACAAAAAGCATAACTCTCGCTAAAAACAACCCACTCTTCATCATCACAGCTCTTTTCCACCCACCAATATGTGCATAATCCTCTTGtccttcttcctcctcctcctccctATTCGGTACCGAAAACGCTGTACAAATCTTACAAATCAAATAATACACAACCAAAACACTCATAGCCCCAATTACCCTCAACGGTACCAATGTTACCAATGCAAACCCTAATAGCACTTTTTCCGCCAATGGCAATTCGCCCCGACCCATTATGCCGTATACATCATGTCTAACATACGGCGCATATTTCTTCTCCAATTCGTCAATACTTGGGTTTGATGATTGGGATTGAAGAACTTGGAGTCGCGGGTTAGTCAGGTCGGGTTTGAGAAGCGGGCGGTCGTCCTTTGTGGAGCTTTCGTCGAGGGATTCAGGTCGGGTCGGTTGAGGAGTTCCGGGTGGTAATTTCTGGAGTTCCGACTCCATTAATTAAACCCGGTTGATTGATTCTCAACagggatttttttttattttttattttgttggagCAAAGTTGGATTTTGCTTTGTTGTTCTTCTCGGTTGGATAATTATACCATTGTTGTATAatggatttatttattttttagcagaaaaaaaatggaaagagGTGTTTGTTGCTGTTCGTAGATCTGGGCAACTCtgtaaaatcaaaaagaaaaaaaaaaaggtaatccAATAAAGTATAagtttaaattaatattaatagcATTTTCCGACTActacttttgttatttcaaatattatgtcCCGTGactttatagtgttgtatttacGTCCCGcttcttttttttgggggggtttcCTCGGTGCCCGCATTGAAGCCCTTATTAATTTGGATCGCGCGTTGTAGAGCTCATTAAGATGACAGccctcccaacagagttttcttcaTACCCAAAATCGAACCCTCAATTTCTAGTTAAATGTGGAGCAGGCTCATTCAGTGCACTACAACCCATGTTCGTCGTCCCGCTTCTTTCATGTTGTGttgtttctttcttcttttctactAGGACACACTATGTtacattacaataataataacatactcAATGTAGTATTATAAATTGAATATGTAAAACAATGAAGTGTGTGTTGATCTTACTTCTATATTGACATGttgagaaattatttttaatagacgtaaaaaaaagaagagaaaggtaaaaaaaaacacctaaattatttcaattttttttaatttcatatttaaacTATTATGTGTGTGAGTTTATTACCTAAGCTATTACTAATTAGTTAGCAAAACACGCATAAATtgttaattctttgagtttcatacctgaactttcaggtaggaaaagtgagtcattaataatatttatgttttgttaaTTAGTTAGTGATAGTTTAAGCTGAAAATTTACACACGTGATAGTTTAGTtataaaactcaaagaattaagaTACTTCAGATGTACTTTGAACCATTAActctaaaaaaaacataaaaaaatgaaagcaTGACATAGTATGTTTAAAAGAAATAAGCAATACATACGATAAGATTAAAAAGTAactaaagtacaaaaaaaaaaaaaaaacatataataataaaagGATGAGAGCCtacaagagttgatactactaTTGGTACTAAAGGACAAGCTAGGCAATGCACAACTGTCTACTATCCTTTTTCTTCTAATTTATGCTCTACGGAGCCTTATATCTACATTCATGTTCTCGGCAAATTATAGTTATATCgtgttttatttaattaccagATCTCTACAAGTACTTACTTCTTCAACACATAACTTTACCTCTCATtaaaaatcatcatcaaagtTAACTCTTTACGTCTCCGCATAGGGCATCTGCTAAACTCCACTTTATGTGTCTGAACTACTTTAATCTTACCCCCTCATCTTGTCCTCTATTGATGTCACTCCCACTTCGTCCTGAATATCTTCCTTGTTAATCTTAGATCTCCAATAAAGTGGAtaaatactttaaaattaaaattaaaatattattttaattcggATATATTCTCTTGTACTCCTAAAAAAGTACAATTcgtctttatatttattttaaattatcttaattatattctGCTTGACATGAAATTATATCTTATACTTTTTTCAAAATAGCTTacactaataataaaataagggcttagaaatattgtttagaGATTAATTTGAATATTAAACACTAAGAATAATGTTTACTTCTTGGTGGAAACAAGagaagttttttttattattattatttttttcttggtggaAACATTAAGGAAGATGACTATTatatagaggagcaaaagatcaATTCAATTAACTGATCGGGCACAATTGAACTATATAAGAAACAATAGGGTATTATATAGAAAGCCTAGGAAATAAAGGTCTGAATatcattctttaaaaaaaaaaaaaaactaagaggAAGTTATAGGGCGTGCATTGTtcggttcgatttgattttacatattaccggtttggtttatcgatttttgatttttaaatatgctaaatcaatgagatattttttattggttttcagTTTATCTAGTCCTTAACAGTTCAGTTTTCGATTTATCTAGTCTTTAACGGTTCGGTTTCGGTTTAATcgataaaaaaatactcataaaataaaaatagtaataactaacataaaaaataatcgaATCGTAGTTGcaaacaaaaatcctacataatacgttttaatttacaaga
Proteins encoded in this window:
- the LOC107867038 gene encoding lysophospholipid acyltransferase LPEAT1 isoform X2, whose translation is MESELQKLPPGTPQPTRPESLDESSTKDDRPLLKPDLTNPRLQVLQSQSSNPSIDELEKKYAPYVRHDVYGIMGRGELPLAEKVLLGFALVTLVPLRVIGAMSVLVVYYLICKICTAFSVPNREEEEEEGQEDYAHIGGWKRAVMMKSGLFLARVMLFVFGFYWIPEIYRPIDLNANGKSNNENGSKEQAEELERPGAIVSNHISYLDILYHMSSSFPSFVAKRSVAKLPLVGLISKCLGCVYVQRESKSPDFKGVSGVVNERIREANKNKSAPMMLLFPEGTTTNGDFLLPFKSGAFLAGAPVQPVILRYPYQRLSPAWDSISGVRHVILLLCQFVNYVEATWLPVYYPSQQEKDDPRLYAENVRRLMAHEGNLILSDIGLAEKRVYHAALNGLFCQQ
- the LOC107867038 gene encoding lysophospholipid acyltransferase LPEAT1 isoform X1 encodes the protein MESELQKLPPGTPQPTRPESLDESSTKDDRPLLKPDLTNPRLQVLQSQSSNPSIDELEKKYAPYVRHDVYGIMGRGELPLAEKVLLGFALVTLVPLRVIGAMSVLVVYYLICKICTAFSVPNREEEEEEGQEDYAHIGGWKRAVMMKSGLFLARVMLFVFGFYWIPEIYRPIDLNANGKSNNENGSKEQAEELERPGAIVSNHISYLDILYHMSSSFPSFVAKRSVAKLPLVGLISKCLGCVYVQRESKSPDFKGVSGVVNERIREANKNKSAPMMLLFPEGTTTNGDFLLPFKSGAFLAGAPVQPVILRYPYQRLSPAWDSISGVRHVILLLCQFVNYVEATWLPVYYPSQQEKDDPRLYAENVRRLMAHEGNLILSDIGLAEKRVYHAALNGNNSMPTVFHQKDD